The Flavobacteriales bacterium nucleotide sequence ATGGATGCGGTGTGCCCGGCATGGGGAATTTTGATCAACTGTGAACCGGCAATATGGGTATGCAGATATTCCGCCCGGTCCACGGTGGTTGCGATATCTTCCAGGCCAACCATGATCAGTGTGGGGCACTTGATGTTTATAAGTTCGTCTTCAACACCCTTGCGGTAAACCACACCATCCACTGCACGAACAATGGTGCGTTTGTTTTTCGTGAGTTCGGCGGTCCATTCCTTTACTTCCTCAATGCGCTGGGGGTCGTTCAGAAACGTTTGTCCGAACATGATCTTCATTACCGGCTTCACTGCTACCTTGATACCGAATAACCGGACCAGGGTATTCAGGATCGTATATTTTACCCGGTTAGGTTCATCAAGTGCAGATGTTTCCATCAGTATCAGCGATCGGATCATTTCGGGTTTCCGGGCTGCAAGGCGCATCCCAATGAAGCCGCCCATGCTGAGTCCGCCGAAATGCACCGGCCCGGTTTCCAAAGCTGCAAGCAATTCCGCGGCATCTTCATAAAGCTCATCCATGTCAT carries:
- a CDS encoding alpha/beta hydrolase translates to DMDELYEDAAELLAALETGPVHFGGLSMGGFIGMRLAARKPEMIRSLILMETSALDEPNRVKYTILNTLVRLFGIKVAVKPVMKIMFGQTFLNDPQRIEEVKEWTAELTKNKRTIVRAVDGVVYRKGVEDELINIKCPTLIMVGLEDIATTVDRAEYLHTHIAGSQLIKIPHAGHTASIEEADAYNEAMASFLHSLKKSTRSLAETDR